The Coffea arabica cultivar ET-39 chromosome 8e, Coffea Arabica ET-39 HiFi, whole genome shotgun sequence genome window below encodes:
- the LOC113722538 gene encoding probable cyclic nucleotide-gated ion channel 14 codes for MKFKKEKQVRFNNDGKQDFELFWEKKIAQQPLDKQLPTYKGASSVPFMKGEGGFGDRSRVNVFPRFGRSKVFPEGNYEPGKKWVLDPGSELSLQWNRIFLFSCLVALFVDPLFFYLPAVVNDEESSSSCMTTDMNLGITITCFRTLADLFYVLHVFIKFRTAYVSPSSRVFGKGELVMDLSLISQRYLKSDFFIDVIAALPLPQIVIWFIIPAIRSSHADHTNNALVLIVLLQYIPRLYLIFPLSSQIIKATGVVTKTAWAGAAYNLLLYMLASHVLGASWYLLSIERDATCWKSACRQEFKSTNCSLRFLDCRTLDHDERRTWANSTAVFSNCNPDNTTFFNFGIFGNAVTNNVLSANFIEKYFYCLWWGLQNLSSYGQTLSTSTFIGETAFAILIAILGLVLFAHLIGNMQTYLQSLTVRLEEWRLKRRDTEEWMRHRQLPPDLQERVRRFVQYKWLTTRGVDEESILHALPTDLRRDIQCHLCLDLVRRVPFFSEMDDLLLDAICERLVSSLSTQGTYIVREGDPVTEMLFIIRGTLESSTTNGGRTGFFNSITLRPGDFCGEELLAWALLPKSALNLPSSTRTVKSLSEVEAFALRAEDLKFVANQFRRLHSKKLQHTFRYYSHHWRTWAACFIQAAWRRHKKRMLAKCLSMTESFSLASDEQFVDSNEKTEEATAAKSSNSHINLGVTILASRFAANTRRGAQKLKDVELPKLQKPEEPDFSAEADDE; via the exons ATGAAGTTCAAGAAAGAGAAACAAGTGAG GTTTAACAATGACGGGAAACaagattttgaacttttttgGGAGAAGAAAATTGCTCAACAGCCCCTTGATAAACAACTGCCAACATACAAGGGTGCTTCTTCAGTACCTTTCATGAAAGGTGAAGGAGGATTTGGTGACAGGAGTAGAGTAAATGTATTTCCCAGATTTGGAAGGTCTAAAGTTTTTCCAGAAGGAAATTATGAGCCAGGAAAGAAATGGGTTCTGGATCCTGGAAGTGAACTTTCCCTGCAGTGgaacagaatttttcttttttcttgcttGGTAGCACTTTTTGTTGATCCATTGTTTTTTTACCTTCCTGCTGTGGTGAATGATGAGGAATCCTCATCCTCGTGTATGACAACAGACATGAATCTTGGGATCACTATCACCTGTTTTAGGACTCTGGCtgatttattttatgtcttaCATGTATTTATAAAATTTAGAACTGCTTATGTCTCCCCaagctcaagggtatttggcaaAGGTGAACTAGTGATGGATCTGAGTTTGATTTCTCAGAGGTACTTGAAGTCAGATTTCTTCATAGATGTAATTGCAGCACTGCCTCTTCCTCAG ATAGTCATATGGTTCATCATACCAGCCATTAGAAGCTCCCATGCTGATCATACCAACAATGCTCTTGTACTGATAGTTCTTCTCCAGTATATTCCCAGATTATATCTGATATTCCCATTGAGTTCTCAGATTATTAAAGCAACTGGAGTTGTCACAAAAACAGCATGGGCTGGGGCTGCATATAATCTGCTTCTCTATATGTTAGCAAGCCAT GTCTTGGGGGCTTCCTGGTACTTATTATCTATTGAACGGGATGCTACTTGTTGGAAATCTGCCTGCAGGCAGGAGTTCAAGTCCACTAATTGTTCACTTCGTTTTTTGGATTGTCGAACTCTAGATCATGATGAGAGGAGGACATGGGCAAACTCCACTGCTGTTTTTAGTAACTGCAATCCTGACAATACCACATTTTTCAACTTTGGGATATTTGGAAATGCTGTTACTAACAATGTCCTCTCTGCAaacttcattgaaaaatacttCTACTGTTTGTGGTGGGGTTTACAAAATCTAAG TTCTTATGGCCAGACGTTATCCACAAGCACATTTATTGGGGAGACTGCATTTGCCATACTTATTGCTATATTGGGCCTTGTTCTGTTTGCACACTTGATCGGAAACATGCAG ACCTACCTGCAATCTCTCACTGTGAGGCTTGAGGAGTGGAGGCTGAAGAGACGGGATACCGAGGAGTGGATGAGGCATCGCCAGCTCCCTCCAGATCTACAGGAGCGTGTTAGGCGATTTGTGCAGTACAAGTGGCTAACAACAAGGGGAGTTGATGAAGAATCTATATTGCATGCTTTACCTACAGATTTACGTCGAGACATCCAATGCCACCTTTGCTTAGACCTTGTTCGACGA GTCCCTTTCTTTTCAGAGATGGATGATTTGCTTCTTGATGCCATTTGCGAGCGCCTAGTATCGTCCCTAAGTACCCAAGGTACCTACATTGTACGTGAGGGTGATCCCGTTACAGAGATGCTCTTTATCATCAGAGGCACATTGGAGAGCTCAACGACAAATGGAGGCCGTACAGGTTTCTTTAACTCAATTACTCTGAGGCCGGGAGACTTCTGTGGTGAAGAACTGCTAGCTTGGGCTTTGCTTCCAAAATCTGCACTCAATTTGCCTTCTTCAACAAGAACAGTGAAATCCCTCAGTGAAGTAGAAGCCTTTGCATTACGAGCTGAAGATCTCAAGTTTGTAGCTAATCAGTTCAGACGGCTTCACAGTAAGAAGCTACAACATACATTTCGGTATTACTCTCACCATTGGAGGACATGGGCTGCCTGTTTCATTCAGGCTGCTTGGCGCAGGCATAAGAAGCGAATGTTGGCAAAATGTCTAAGTATGACTGAGTCATTTTCTTTGGCTTCAGATGAGCAATTTGTTGATAGTAATGAAAAAACTGAGGAAGCCACTGCAgctaaatcatcaaattcccaCATTAATCTAGGAGTCACAATACTTGCCTCAAGGTTTGCAGCAAATACAAGGAGAGGAGCCCAAAAGTTGAAGGATGTTGAATTGCCAAAACTGCAGAAGCCTGAAGAGCCAGATTTTTCCGCTGAAGCAGACGATGAATAG
- the LOC113722539 gene encoding probable xyloglucan glycosyltransferase 5, with amino-acid sequence MAPILDFFSWSGKDSQKGTPVIVKMENPNYSIVEIDSPDTAFRPVEKNRGKNAKQVTWVLLLKANRAVGCVAWLATILWALLGTIQRRLIFRQGVGLASEKLGKGKLLLNIIKAFLATSLVFLTFEVVAYLKGWHYFENPNLYIPNSSDFQGFFHMIYVSWLAFRVDYIAPSIQGLSTFCVVLFLIQSLDRLVLCLGCLYIKWKKIKPRIDGDPFKSDDLEGSNENFPMVLVQVPMCNEREVYELSISAVCQLDWPKDQLLIQILDDSDDEDIQQLIKSEVSKWSQRGINIIYRHRLVRTGYKAGNLKSAMSCGYVKDYEFVAIFDADFQPTPDFLKHTVPYFKDNPDLGLVQARWAFVNKDENLLTRLQNINLCFHFEVEQQVNGVFLNFFGFNGTAGVWRIKALEESGGWLERTTVEDMDIAVRAHLHGWKFIFLNDVKVLCEVPESFEAYRKQQHRWHSGPMQLFRLCLPTIITSKIPTWKKANLILLFFLLRKLILPFYSFTLFCIILPLTMFIPEAELPMWVVCYVPVLMTLLNILPAPQSIPFVAPYLLFENTMSVTKFNAMVSGLFQFSSSYEWVVTKKAGRSSESDLLAAAESDMKALYNSQMMRGSSDSELSEMSQLKEQEKPIPAPVKKMNKIYRKELALAFLLLTASVRSLLSAHGVHFYFLLFQGVTFLLVGLDLIGEQMS; translated from the exons ATGGCTCCAATATTGGATTTTTTTAGCTGGTCGGGGAAGGACTCGCAAAAGGGAACACCAGTGATTGTGAAAATGGAGAATCCCAACTATTCCATTGTGGAAATTGACAGCCCTGATACTGCATTCAGGCCAGTTGAGAAGAACCGTGGGAAAAATGCCAAGCAAGTCACTTGGGTATTGCTTCTTAAGGCCAACCGTGCCGTTGGTTGTGTTGCTTGGCTTGCAACTATTCTTTGGGCACTGCTGGGAACTATTCAGAGGAGGTTGATTTTCAGGCAGGGAGTAGGTCTTGCGAGTGAGAAGCTGGGCAAAGGAAAATTGTTGTTGAATATAATTAAAGCATTTTTAGCTACTTCCTTGGTGTTTCTGACCTTTGAGGTAGTTGCTTACTTGAAAGGTTGGCATTACTTTGAGAACCCAAATTTGTACATTCCCAATTCTTCTGATTTCCAAGGTTTTTTTCACATGATTTATGTTTCTTGGCTGGCGTTTCGGGTTGATTATATAGCACCTTCTATTCAAGGCCTTTCTACATTCTGTGTTGTTCTCTTTCTAATTCAGTCATTAGATCGACTAGTTCTTTGCCTGGGTTGCCTGTATATTAAGTGGAAGAAGATTAAGCCAAGGATTGATGGGGATCCATTCAAATCAGATGATCTTGAGggatcaaatgaaaattttcccaTGGTCCTTGTTCAAGTGCCAATGTGTAATGAGAGGGAG GTATATGAGTTGTCTATTTCAGCAGTCTGTCAACTCGATTGGCCAAAAGATCAATTGCTCATCCAAATTCTCGATGATTCTGATGATGAAGATATTCAGCAGCTCATCAAATCAGAAGTCAGCAAATGGAGTCAGCGGGGTATCAACATAATTTACCGGCATCGACTGGTCAGAACTGGATATAAAGCTGGAAATCTCAAGTCTGCAATGAGCTGTGGCTATGTTAAGGATTATGAGTTTGTTGCAATATTTGATGCTGATTTCCAACCGACCCCAGATTTCCTAAAGCATACAGTTCCATATTTTAAG GACAATCCTGATTTAGGATTGGTTCAGGCTAGATGGGCTTTTGTGAACAAGGATGAAAACTTGTTGACTCGCCTACAGAACATTAATCTGTGTTTCCATTTTGAGGTAGAACAGCAGGTTAATGGggttttcttgaatttctttggTTTCAATGGGACAGCTGgtgtttggaggattaaggcCTTGGAAGAATCTGGTGGGTGGCTTGAAAGAACGACTGTTGAAGATATGGACATTGCTGTTCGTGCTCATCTCCATGGTTggaaatttatatttttaaatgacGTTAAG GTCCTATGTGAAGTTCCTGAGTCATTTGAAGCTTACAGGAAGCAGCAACACAGGTGGCATTCTGGTCCCATGCAACTTTTTCGACTGTGCCTTCCCACCATCATAACTTCTAAG ATTCCAACATGGAAGAAGGCAAATTTGATACTTCTGTTCTTTCTGTTAAGGAAACTTATTCTTCCCTTCTATTCTTTCACATTGTTTTGCATCATTCTTCCTTTAACCATGTTTATCCCAGAGGCTGAACTCCCTATGTGGGTTGTTTGCTACGTGCCTGTTCTTATGACATTGCTCAACATTCTTCCTGCACCTCAGTCAATCCCTTTTGTTGCTCCCTACCTCCTCTTTGAGAACACAATGTCAGTAACTAAATTTAATGCAATGGTGTCTGGACTATTCCAATTCAGTAGCTCATACGAGTGGGTCGTCACGAAAAAGGCTGGCAGGTCTTCAGAATCTGACTTGTTGGCTGCTGCTGAGAGTGATATGAAAGCACTATACAACTCACAGATGATGAGGGGATCTTCTGACAGTGAACTTTCAGAGATGAGCCAGTTGAAGGAACAGGAAAAGCCAATTCCTGCACCGgttaagaaaatgaataaaatatatCGGAAGGAGCTAGCTCTTGCTTTCCTACTGTTAACAGCTTCAGTGAGAAGCCTTTTATCAGCTCATGGAGTTCATTTCTACTTTCTGCTTTTCCAAGGAGtcacttttcttcttgttggtcTCGACCTGATTGGGGAGCAAATGAGCTGA